A genomic region of Micromonospora sp. NBRC 110009 contains the following coding sequences:
- a CDS encoding nucleotidyltransferase domain-containing protein, which produces MIEELTRGYLRAVDQVLPGYVQGLYVVGSAALGAWQSSASDVDTVIMTSRPAAGDDLARLAKIHAELPRSPHFDGVYLEPELAHSWPTDRRAVPFVVDGEFTTDRPCGELTPVLWLTLRRYGIRVRGPAVASLGVRVDPEQLRRYNLHNLREYWQAAADGFPADLAGVAPDAILDAGTVSWFVLGPARLHYTLAHGDVISKAAAGEYLGQLFPEYADLAHRSVRWRAGEAERFTATDLITAGDSVHAVADDAWRRFGDPETARPLAG; this is translated from the coding sequence ATGATCGAGGAGCTGACGCGGGGATATCTTCGAGCGGTTGATCAAGTCCTGCCCGGCTACGTGCAGGGCCTCTACGTCGTCGGGTCCGCCGCACTCGGCGCGTGGCAGTCCAGCGCCAGCGACGTCGATACCGTGATCATGACATCCCGCCCGGCGGCCGGCGACGACCTCGCCCGACTCGCGAAGATCCACGCCGAGCTGCCCCGGTCCCCGCACTTCGACGGGGTCTACCTGGAGCCCGAGTTGGCGCACTCCTGGCCGACCGACCGGCGCGCCGTGCCGTTCGTGGTCGACGGCGAGTTCACCACCGACAGGCCCTGCGGCGAGCTGACGCCGGTGCTGTGGCTGACCCTGCGGCGGTACGGCATCCGGGTGCGCGGCCCGGCGGTCGCCAGCCTGGGGGTGCGGGTCGATCCGGAGCAGCTGCGCCGCTACAACCTGCACAACCTGCGTGAGTACTGGCAGGCGGCGGCCGACGGGTTCCCGGCGGACCTGGCCGGCGTCGCCCCCGACGCGATCCTGGACGCCGGAACGGTGAGCTGGTTCGTGCTCGGGCCCGCGCGGTTGCACTACACGCTGGCCCACGGTGACGTCATCTCGAAGGCCGCAGCAGGCGAATATCTCGGGCAACTGTTCCCGGAATACGCCGATCTCGCGCACCGGTCCGTCCGCTGGCGTGCCGGTGAAGCAGAGCGGTTCACCGCCACAGACCTGATCACCGCAGGCGACAGTGTCCACGCGGTGGCCGACGACGCTTGGCGCCGCTTCGGCGACCCCGAGACGGCCCGGCCCCTGGCCGGGTGA
- a CDS encoding inositol monophosphatase family protein, protein MDEEPSRGGPDLRDAHLFAVEVARAAGRLLRQGTRGELRARAKNASGDLVTDLDLAAERLIVDRIRSRWPGHGVIAEEGGEYAPDESWAWLVDPLDGTNNVAIGLPAYVVGIALCERGSPVLGVVHDPVAGRTWSAVRGQGAFVHAAGAAGRPLRAPHRPVPAAPVLAWTQGHEVRRDDSTARALKVVLDSTARRVLQLWAPLLSWVMLARGDIDGIVGYRPEAVDLPAGMLLAAEAGMVVRALDGGCFDDRYGCPADRRSFVAGPPETIDRLVKLVTAAQWIEPQVRRLTPISLTSVGW, encoded by the coding sequence ATGGACGAGGAGCCGAGCAGAGGCGGACCCGACCTGCGCGACGCGCACCTGTTCGCCGTGGAGGTGGCTCGCGCCGCCGGGCGGCTGCTGCGCCAGGGCACCCGGGGGGAGCTGCGCGCCCGGGCCAAGAACGCCTCCGGCGACCTGGTCACCGACCTGGACCTGGCCGCCGAACGGCTGATCGTGGACCGGATCCGGAGCCGCTGGCCCGGGCACGGCGTGATCGCCGAGGAGGGTGGCGAGTACGCGCCCGACGAGTCCTGGGCGTGGCTGGTCGACCCGCTCGACGGCACCAACAACGTGGCGATCGGGCTGCCCGCGTACGTGGTCGGGATCGCGCTCTGTGAGCGCGGCTCGCCGGTGCTCGGCGTGGTCCACGACCCGGTCGCCGGGCGTACCTGGTCGGCCGTACGCGGTCAGGGCGCCTTCGTCCACGCGGCCGGTGCCGCCGGCCGGCCGCTGCGCGCGCCGCACCGGCCGGTGCCGGCCGCGCCGGTGCTCGCCTGGACGCAGGGCCACGAGGTACGCCGGGACGACAGCACCGCCCGGGCGCTGAAGGTGGTGCTCGACTCCACCGCCCGGCGGGTGCTGCAACTGTGGGCGCCGCTGCTGTCCTGGGTGATGCTGGCCCGCGGCGACATCGACGGCATCGTCGGCTACCGCCCGGAGGCCGTCGACCTGCCGGCCGGGATGCTGCTGGCCGCCGAGGCCGGCATGGTGGTCCGGGCCCTCGACGGCGGCTGCTTCGACGACCGGTACGGCTGCCCGGCCGACCGGCGCAGCTTCGTGGCCGGACCACCGGAGACCATCGACCGGCTGGTCAAGCTGGTCACCGCGGCACAGTGGATCGAGCCGCAGGTACGGCGGCTCACCCCGATCAGCCTCACCTCGGTCGGTTGGTGA
- a CDS encoding sulfurtransferase TusA family protein yields the protein MMSYADLEREIDRGTRPELLRGWVLDVLDDVAEGRRPLHAVRHPLGFTCLPVERAGPDGVCVHAWPADPQPVRPTTSAMHSHSWDLLSHVLHGRVRNELIEVTDTPVDPAWRVYEVRSSGDVDEMAATDRLVTAVTATVETHSAGDSYALRAGGFHTSEVDSGQPAVTVALGRTTPGVCDLSLGAVDGRSHRVRRDRCDPGETARMAREIARLLARG from the coding sequence ATGATGAGCTACGCCGACCTCGAACGGGAGATCGACCGGGGGACCCGGCCGGAGCTGTTGCGCGGCTGGGTGCTCGACGTCCTCGACGACGTCGCGGAGGGGCGGCGACCGCTGCACGCCGTCCGCCACCCGCTCGGCTTCACCTGCCTGCCGGTGGAGCGCGCCGGCCCGGACGGCGTGTGCGTGCACGCCTGGCCGGCCGACCCGCAGCCCGTGCGGCCGACCACGTCCGCCATGCACTCGCACAGCTGGGACCTGCTCAGCCACGTGCTGCACGGGCGGGTCCGCAACGAGCTGATCGAGGTGACCGACACCCCCGTCGACCCGGCCTGGCGGGTGTACGAGGTGCGCAGCAGCGGCGACGTCGACGAGATGGCCGCCACCGACCGGCTGGTCACCGCGGTGACCGCCACGGTGGAGACCCACTCGGCCGGCGACTCCTACGCGCTGCGCGCCGGCGGCTTCCACACCTCGGAAGTGGACTCGGGGCAGCCGGCGGTGACCGTGGCGCTGGGGCGGACCACGCCCGGCGTGTGCGACCTGAGCCTCGGCGCGGTCGACGGGCGCAGCCACCGGGTCCGCCGGGACCGCTGCGACCCGGGGGAGACCGCGCGGATGGCGCGGGAGATCGCCCGACTGTTGGCACGGGGCTGA
- a CDS encoding methyltransferase domain-containing protein produces MAEPPIGVPSGSAQAHGRRANRRSYHDGARVNGYVDDPYHRIRRAVAARLMVDGVRSAGPVLELGCGPRSMLDPAELPGPLVVADVAEAALGEARAAAAGRALPVCLDATRGLPFRAGSFAGLLTGELIEHVYDPLALLRECHRVLAPGGLLVLTTPNLATVQDRLAFLAGRAPRQVDPLHPYLWLHIRPFTASLLRRVLCQAGFTPLAIRSNHVGWRLPGGRWVTSRLLARIAPGLGGSLICAARRLGAPPPPPNSA; encoded by the coding sequence ATGGCCGAGCCGCCGATCGGGGTCCCGTCGGGCAGCGCGCAGGCGCACGGCCGCCGCGCCAACCGACGCAGCTACCACGACGGCGCACGGGTCAACGGGTACGTCGACGATCCGTACCACCGGATCCGCCGGGCCGTCGCGGCCCGGCTGATGGTCGACGGCGTCCGCAGCGCCGGGCCGGTGCTGGAGCTGGGCTGCGGCCCGCGCAGCATGCTCGACCCGGCGGAGCTGCCCGGGCCGCTCGTGGTGGCCGACGTGGCGGAGGCCGCGCTGGGTGAGGCCCGCGCGGCCGCCGCCGGCCGGGCGCTGCCGGTGTGCCTGGACGCCACCCGCGGCCTGCCGTTCCGTGCCGGCAGCTTCGCCGGGCTGCTCACCGGCGAACTGATCGAGCACGTCTACGACCCGCTGGCGCTGCTGCGCGAGTGCCACCGGGTCCTCGCCCCGGGCGGGCTGCTCGTGCTCACCACGCCCAACCTGGCGACCGTCCAGGACCGACTGGCCTTCCTCGCCGGCCGCGCCCCCCGCCAGGTGGACCCGCTGCACCCGTACCTGTGGCTGCACATCCGCCCGTTCACCGCGTCGCTGCTGCGGCGGGTGCTGTGCCAGGCCGGTTTCACGCCGCTGGCGATCCGTTCCAACCACGTCGGCTGGCGGCTGCCCGGCGGACGCTGGGTGACCTCCCGCCTGCTCGCCCGGATCGCGCCGGGGCTCGGCGGGTCGCTCATCTGCGCGGCCCGCCGGCTCGGCGCACCACCACCGCCCCCGAACAGCGCGTGA
- a CDS encoding glycoside hydrolase family 15 protein, with the protein MESYPAVEHHGLIGDLQTAALITRDGTLDWFCAPRFDSPSIFGGLLDRRNGGYFQISPCGVDYASKQLYLPGTPILITRFLSADGVGELLDFMPVAGEVATDRHAIVRMLRMVRGSMRFRLVCRPRFGYGREPHTVDVSPDGAVFRSRHLSLTVNPVRGHGEVLDERDYPPDEQGGVTITGTLREGEIKGVVLHTASPEPPRVVSAAEVTELYERTRDHWRRWLDCSRYTGRWREMVERSAMTLKLMTYAPTGGLVAAPTAGLPEQVGGERNWDYRYTWIRDASFSVRALLSLGFTAEARGYVDWLTQRIRDADESGEPLQIMYRVDGSRDLAEELLPHLEGYCGSAPVRIGNNAARQLQLDVFGDALNCLQLANREGLRGSHEGWCNLTRVIDWLCEHWDQPEDGIWETRGGRQDFTYGRLMSWVAFDRAIRLAQDLGRPADVVRWVAARNTVYNQIMERGFHRGRNAFVQHYATDILDASLLAMPGVGFVAPGDPMWQSTLRAMDRDLVKDSLVYRYDPQASPDGLPGNEGTFTMCTFWYVQALAQSGRLDDARLTFEKMLTYCSPLGLYSEEIAPSGEQVGNFPQAFSHLALIATATVLDRLLDARR; encoded by the coding sequence GTGGAGTCGTACCCGGCGGTGGAGCACCACGGGCTGATCGGTGACCTGCAGACGGCGGCGCTGATCACGCGGGATGGCACCCTGGACTGGTTCTGTGCGCCCCGGTTCGACTCGCCCAGCATCTTTGGCGGCCTACTGGATCGGCGGAACGGGGGATACTTCCAGATTTCGCCCTGCGGGGTCGACTACGCCAGCAAGCAGCTGTACCTGCCCGGAACGCCCATCCTGATCACCCGCTTCCTCAGCGCGGACGGGGTGGGTGAGCTCCTCGACTTCATGCCGGTGGCGGGGGAGGTCGCGACCGACCGGCACGCCATCGTCCGAATGCTCCGGATGGTGCGCGGCAGTATGCGGTTTCGGTTGGTCTGCCGGCCGCGCTTCGGCTATGGCCGGGAACCGCACACCGTCGACGTCAGCCCCGACGGCGCCGTCTTTCGCAGCCGCCACCTCAGCCTCACCGTCAACCCGGTCCGAGGGCACGGGGAGGTGCTCGACGAGCGGGACTACCCTCCCGACGAGCAGGGTGGCGTCACCATCACCGGCACCCTCCGCGAGGGCGAGATCAAGGGAGTCGTGCTGCACACCGCATCTCCCGAACCGCCCCGGGTGGTCAGCGCGGCCGAGGTCACCGAGCTGTACGAGCGGACCCGGGACCACTGGCGGCGCTGGCTCGACTGTTCCCGCTACACCGGCCGGTGGCGGGAGATGGTGGAGCGCTCGGCGATGACGCTGAAGCTGATGACGTACGCGCCGACCGGTGGTCTGGTCGCCGCGCCGACGGCCGGCCTGCCGGAGCAGGTCGGCGGCGAGCGCAACTGGGACTACCGCTACACCTGGATCCGGGACGCATCGTTCTCGGTGCGGGCCCTGCTGAGCCTGGGTTTCACCGCCGAGGCGCGCGGCTATGTCGACTGGCTCACCCAGCGCATCCGCGACGCCGACGAGAGCGGCGAGCCGCTGCAGATCATGTACCGGGTGGACGGCTCGCGCGACCTCGCGGAGGAGTTGCTGCCGCACCTGGAGGGGTACTGCGGCTCCGCGCCGGTGCGGATCGGCAACAACGCGGCCCGCCAGCTGCAACTGGACGTCTTCGGTGATGCGCTCAACTGTCTGCAACTCGCCAACCGGGAGGGCCTGCGCGGCTCCCACGAGGGGTGGTGCAACCTGACCCGGGTGATCGACTGGCTCTGCGAGCACTGGGACCAGCCGGAGGACGGCATCTGGGAGACCCGGGGCGGCCGGCAGGACTTCACCTACGGCCGGCTGATGTCGTGGGTGGCCTTCGACCGGGCCATCCGGTTGGCCCAGGACCTCGGTCGCCCCGCCGACGTGGTCCGCTGGGTGGCGGCGCGGAACACGGTCTACAACCAGATCATGGAACGCGGGTTCCACCGAGGCAGGAACGCCTTCGTCCAGCACTACGCCACGGACATCCTCGACGCGTCGCTGCTCGCCATGCCGGGCGTCGGGTTCGTCGCGCCGGGGGATCCGATGTGGCAGTCGACCCTGCGGGCGATGGACCGGGATCTGGTCAAGGACAGCCTGGTCTACCGGTACGACCCGCAGGCGTCCCCGGACGGCCTGCCGGGCAACGAGGGCACCTTCACCATGTGCACCTTCTGGTACGTCCAGGCGCTCGCTCAGTCGGGCCGCCTCGACGACGCCCGGTTGACCTTCGAGAAGATGCTCACCTACTGCAGCCCGCTCGGCCTCTACTCGGAGGAGATCGCGCCGAGCGGCGAGCAGGTCGGCAACTTCCCACAAGCGTTCAGCCACCTGGCGCTGATCGCCACGGCCACCGTGCTGGACCGGCTGCTGGACGCCCGCCGGTGA
- a CDS encoding alpha/beta hydrolase has translation MPLTRRRLLQAFGVAAGLTGLGAGGVALVDAEVLPGRSVLNHALGRCDARPPDAPRAAAPPPLTGSFRSAARRREVGFAISYPPGYAPGAPLPVCLALHGYAADARTAVGAAGYPEFLAGGLSQGVAPFALAAPDGGNGYWHPHADDDPLGMLVDEFLPLLADRGLRTDRLAVAGWSMGGYGALLAALTGPDRFRLVVATSPAVFHSYADARRANAGAFDGPQEWDRYDVTARAREFAGLPVRIAIGAADPFTPAVRTLRDRLPDPGVVEIGTGCHDGDYWRSVAPAQVRAISAALAD, from the coding sequence ATGCCGCTGACCCGCCGCCGACTCCTACAGGCTTTCGGCGTCGCCGCCGGCCTCACCGGCCTCGGCGCGGGCGGCGTCGCGCTGGTCGACGCGGAGGTGCTGCCCGGCCGCTCGGTGCTCAACCACGCCCTGGGCCGGTGCGACGCCCGCCCGCCGGACGCGCCGCGCGCTGCGGCGCCCCCGCCGCTCACCGGCAGCTTCCGCTCCGCGGCCCGCCGCCGGGAGGTCGGCTTCGCCATCTCCTACCCACCCGGGTACGCCCCGGGCGCGCCGCTGCCCGTCTGCCTGGCCCTGCACGGGTACGCGGCCGACGCCCGCACCGCCGTCGGCGCGGCCGGGTATCCCGAGTTCCTCGCCGGCGGGTTGTCCCAGGGCGTGGCCCCGTTCGCCCTCGCCGCGCCCGACGGCGGGAACGGGTACTGGCACCCGCACGCGGACGACGATCCGCTCGGCATGCTGGTCGACGAGTTCCTGCCGCTGCTCGCCGACCGGGGGCTGCGGACCGATCGGCTGGCGGTGGCCGGCTGGTCGATGGGCGGGTACGGCGCGCTGCTCGCCGCGTTGACCGGCCCCGACCGGTTCCGGTTGGTCGTGGCCACCTCACCGGCGGTCTTCCATTCGTACGCCGACGCCCGGCGGGCCAACGCCGGCGCCTTCGACGGCCCGCAGGAGTGGGACCGCTACGACGTGACCGCCCGCGCCCGCGAGTTCGCCGGCCTGCCGGTGCGGATCGCCATCGGCGCGGCGGACCCGTTCACCCCGGCGGTACGCACCCTCCGCGACCGGCTGCCCGACCCCGGCGTCGTGGAGATCGGCACCGGCTGCCACGACGGCGACTACTGGCGGTCGGTCGCGCCCGCGCAGGTACGCGCGATCAGCGCGGCGTTGGCGGACTGA
- a CDS encoding NUDIX domain-containing protein: protein MAARTPSVSCVFVCHDGAARLLLARRGPGARDEPGTWDTGAGALEFGETFEAAVAREVREEYVTSPLAITLLGVRNVLRDDPPSHWVAVVFAVRVDPAEVAIGEPHKFDRIGWFTRDALPAPRHSQLAPTLALLPEHLDRLR from the coding sequence ATGGCTGCGCGTACCCCCTCGGTGTCCTGTGTGTTCGTCTGCCACGACGGCGCGGCCCGGCTGCTGCTTGCCCGGCGCGGCCCCGGCGCCCGCGACGAGCCCGGCACCTGGGACACCGGTGCGGGCGCGCTGGAGTTCGGCGAGACGTTCGAGGCCGCCGTGGCCCGCGAGGTCCGCGAGGAGTACGTCACCTCGCCGCTGGCGATCACCCTGCTCGGGGTGCGTAACGTGCTGCGCGACGACCCACCGTCGCACTGGGTGGCGGTGGTCTTCGCGGTCCGGGTCGACCCCGCCGAGGTCGCCATCGGGGAGCCGCACAAGTTCGACCGGATCGGCTGGTTCACCCGCGACGCGCTGCCGGCGCCGCGGCACTCGCAGCTCGCGCCGACCCTGGCCCTGCTGCCGGAGCACCTCGACCGTCTACGGTGA
- a CDS encoding AMIN-like domain-containing (lipo)protein, whose product MRLRRALLALVIALGGLVAGAGGATAATAPYCGITWGSTARAGGALSTDPLVEVRTGRHNCWDRVVFEFAGPANGFSVAYGETYTEGQGLALSPYTAGGALLRVSLRAPAYDDDHVATVPYRAGGHAATVLGYRTLRDVVFGGSFEGYTTFAVGVRARLPYRVFVLSGPGTHSRIVLDVAHKW is encoded by the coding sequence ATGAGACTGAGGAGAGCACTGCTGGCGCTGGTGATCGCGCTCGGCGGGCTGGTCGCCGGCGCAGGCGGCGCCACGGCGGCCACCGCCCCGTACTGCGGGATCACCTGGGGCAGCACGGCCAGGGCGGGGGGCGCGCTCAGCACCGACCCGCTGGTCGAGGTCCGCACCGGGCGACACAACTGCTGGGACCGGGTGGTCTTCGAGTTCGCCGGCCCGGCGAACGGCTTCTCGGTCGCGTACGGGGAGACGTACACCGAGGGGCAGGGGCTGGCCTTGTCCCCGTACACCGCCGGGGGTGCGCTGCTGCGGGTGTCGCTGCGCGCGCCCGCGTACGACGACGACCACGTGGCCACCGTGCCGTACCGCGCGGGTGGGCACGCCGCGACCGTGCTGGGCTACCGGACCCTGCGGGACGTGGTCTTCGGCGGCAGCTTCGAGGGCTACACCACCTTCGCCGTCGGCGTCCGCGCCCGGCTGCCGTACCGGGTCTTCGTGCTCAGCGGCCCGGGCACGCACAGCCGGATCGTCCTCGACGTGGCCCACAAGTGGTAG
- a CDS encoding response regulator transcription factor, giving the protein MEGRVLVVEDDASIREVSALGLRRSGFRVETAVDGPAALAAWRARPVDLIVLDVMLPGLDGFEVCRQIRRTSQVPILMLTARTDTIDVVVGLECGADDYLRKPFDLPELVARVRAVLRRTVAPVEETTVTAGPLEIDPTRFVARKSGRELTLTATEFRLLLELARRPGQVFTRELLLDRVWGHSYLGDSRLVDVAVQRLRAKVEDDPGAPTLIRTVRGAGYKLSTG; this is encoded by the coding sequence ATGGAGGGCCGCGTGCTGGTGGTCGAGGACGATGCCTCCATCCGGGAGGTCAGCGCCCTCGGGCTGCGGCGGTCCGGGTTCCGGGTGGAGACCGCGGTGGACGGGCCGGCCGCCCTCGCCGCCTGGCGGGCCCGGCCGGTCGACCTGATCGTGCTCGACGTGATGCTGCCCGGCCTCGACGGCTTCGAGGTGTGCCGGCAGATCCGCCGGACCAGCCAGGTGCCGATCCTCATGCTCACCGCCCGCACCGACACCATCGACGTGGTGGTCGGGCTGGAGTGCGGCGCGGACGACTACCTGCGCAAGCCGTTCGACCTGCCGGAGCTGGTCGCCCGGGTCCGCGCGGTGCTGCGCCGCACCGTCGCCCCGGTCGAGGAGACCACCGTGACCGCCGGCCCACTGGAGATCGACCCGACGCGGTTCGTGGCCCGCAAGTCGGGCCGGGAGCTGACCCTCACCGCCACGGAGTTCCGGCTGCTGCTGGAGCTGGCCCGCCGCCCCGGCCAGGTGTTCACCCGCGAACTGCTGCTCGACCGGGTGTGGGGGCACAGCTACCTCGGCGACTCGCGCCTGGTGGACGTGGCGGTGCAGCGGCTACGCGCCAAGGTGGAGGACGATCCGGGCGCCCCGACCCTGATCAGGACCGTCCGCGGGGCGGGCTACAAGCTGTCGACGGGGTGA
- a CDS encoding sensor histidine kinase: MTAGRVAPGRLRRRLVIAFVLIAGVSAGALAGGSYLMLRQARFDGSLQRAAADARYQLVLAAQFLPLTDARRADLLASFAQNGRPVLLVTEGVQASNPGYAPAPGPALRETVAAGQLGFQRSPDGARPRLLVVGGRIPGSTAELYVVTVEDDLVDDLHQLRTALAVGWVAVVLLAAAVGNSLARRTLEPVGRASRAARAVAEGLLHTRLPVGGRDEFSAWAASFNEMAEALETKIEALSRAQARERRFTADVAHELRTPVTALVAAASLLAEQLDALPADARRAAELLVTDVVRLRRLVEELMEISRLDAGREAVSVRPVDVVALLRGIADARGWTDRVTVAGAAPPTVTDPRRLERVLANLMANAVEHGGGEVRAEVRHTGTSLVVEVTDRGPGIPAAHLPHLFDRFYKVDPSRTGAGSGLGLAIALENARLLGGRMEARSEVGRGTCFHLELPADRGGDPCDA, from the coding sequence ATGACGGCGGGGAGGGTCGCTCCGGGGCGCCTGCGGCGCCGGCTGGTCATCGCGTTCGTCCTCATCGCCGGGGTGTCCGCCGGCGCCCTCGCCGGCGGGTCGTACCTGATGCTGCGCCAGGCCCGCTTCGACGGCTCGCTGCAACGCGCCGCGGCCGACGCCCGCTACCAGCTCGTGCTCGCCGCGCAGTTCCTGCCGCTGACCGACGCCCGCCGGGCGGACCTGCTGGCCAGCTTCGCGCAGAACGGACGGCCGGTGCTGCTCGTCACCGAGGGTGTCCAGGCGTCGAACCCCGGGTACGCCCCGGCGCCCGGCCCGGCGCTGCGGGAAACGGTCGCCGCCGGTCAGCTCGGCTTCCAACGCTCCCCCGACGGCGCCAGGCCGCGGCTGCTGGTGGTCGGCGGCCGGATCCCCGGCTCCACCGCCGAGCTGTACGTGGTGACGGTGGAGGACGACCTCGTCGACGACCTCCACCAGCTCCGCACCGCGCTGGCGGTCGGCTGGGTCGCGGTGGTGCTGCTCGCCGCCGCCGTCGGCAACTCGCTCGCCCGGCGGACCCTCGAACCGGTCGGCCGGGCCAGCCGCGCCGCCCGGGCGGTCGCCGAGGGGCTGCTGCACACCCGGCTGCCGGTCGGCGGCCGGGACGAGTTCAGCGCCTGGGCCGCGTCGTTCAACGAGATGGCCGAGGCGCTGGAGACGAAGATCGAGGCGCTGTCCCGGGCACAGGCCCGGGAGCGGCGGTTCACCGCCGACGTGGCGCACGAACTGCGTACCCCGGTCACCGCCCTGGTGGCGGCGGCGTCACTGCTGGCCGAGCAGCTCGACGCCCTCCCCGCCGACGCCCGCCGGGCCGCCGAACTCCTCGTCACCGACGTGGTCCGGCTGCGCCGGCTCGTCGAGGAGCTGATGGAGATCTCCCGCCTGGACGCCGGGCGGGAGGCGGTGTCGGTCCGGCCGGTGGACGTCGTCGCGCTGCTGCGGGGGATCGCCGACGCGCGAGGCTGGACCGACCGGGTCACCGTGGCCGGCGCGGCGCCCCCGACCGTAACGGACCCGCGCCGGCTGGAACGGGTGCTGGCCAACCTGATGGCCAACGCGGTCGAGCACGGCGGCGGCGAGGTCCGGGCCGAGGTGCGGCACACCGGGACGTCGCTGGTCGTCGAGGTCACGGACCGGGGGCCCGGCATCCCCGCCGCGCACCTGCCGCACCTGTTCGACCGCTTCTACAAGGTCGACCCGTCCCGCACCGGAGCCGGCAGCGGCCTCGGCCTGGCCATCGCGCTGGAGAACGCCCGGCTGCTCGGCGGCCGGATGGAGGCTCGCAGCGAGGTCGGCCGGGGCACCTGCTTCCACCTCGAACTGCCCGCCGACCGCGGAGGTGACCCGTGCGACGCCTGA
- a CDS encoding Gmad2 immunoglobulin-like domain-containing protein — MRRLIAPLAALLLLTAGCAPARSGTLGPAPAAPTTRTGTTPGSPSPAPAPATSRHTPPTFAAPSGPASPGPDGTITVQLWFTRGGQLVPTRRTLPATLATSRLALAELAAGPSLAETAAGMTSLVPPDVQVTRIAGQVATLVPPAGFDSGGAATVRLRRAQVVWTLTQFPTVRRVAFTSTDTAPTGRDEYADLLPPIVVTAPATGDRVTSPVTVTGTADVFEATVSVRVLDAAGREIGTAFTLATCGSGCRGDYRASVRYRRATTGPGTVEVYEVSARDGSRINVVAVPVILATSG; from the coding sequence GTGCGACGCCTGATCGCGCCGCTCGCGGCGCTGCTCCTGCTCACCGCCGGCTGCGCGCCGGCCCGGAGCGGCACCCTGGGCCCTGCCCCGGCCGCACCGACCACCCGGACCGGCACGACGCCCGGCTCCCCCTCCCCCGCGCCCGCGCCCGCGACCAGCCGCCACACCCCGCCGACGTTCGCCGCCCCGAGCGGCCCCGCGTCGCCCGGCCCGGACGGGACGATCACCGTGCAGCTGTGGTTCACCCGAGGCGGGCAGCTCGTGCCGACCCGGCGTACGCTGCCCGCCACTCTGGCCACCTCCCGGCTGGCGCTCGCCGAGCTGGCCGCCGGGCCGTCCCTGGCCGAGACCGCCGCCGGGATGACCTCCCTGGTCCCGCCCGACGTGCAGGTGACCCGCATCGCCGGCCAGGTGGCGACGCTGGTCCCGCCGGCCGGCTTCGACAGTGGCGGCGCGGCGACCGTCCGGCTCCGCCGGGCGCAGGTGGTCTGGACGCTGACCCAGTTCCCGACCGTGCGACGGGTGGCCTTCACCTCGACCGACACCGCGCCGACGGGCCGCGACGAGTACGCCGACCTGCTGCCCCCGATCGTGGTGACCGCCCCGGCGACCGGCGACCGGGTCACCAGTCCGGTCACCGTCACCGGGACCGCCGACGTGTTCGAGGCGACGGTGAGCGTCCGGGTGCTGGACGCCGCGGGCCGGGAGATCGGCACCGCGTTCACCCTCGCCACCTGCGGCTCCGGCTGCCGGGGCGACTACCGGGCCAGCGTGCGCTACCGGCGGGCCACCACCGGTCCGGGCACGGTAGAGGTCTACGAGGTGTCCGCGCGGGACGGGTCGCGGATCAACGTGGTGGCGGTCCCCGTCATCCTGGCTACCAGTGGCTGA